The Leptospira paudalimensis region CGGATTTTTTCCCGATTTTTTGTGCCAATGATTGTCTTTACTTTGGTGTTTGGTCCCGTTTATGGGCAAACCAAAGAAGGATTTTACGACACAAACAATTATGACCTAAGAAACATCCCAAATTCCGATCCGGAATCAAATGTTCTGAAGGATGTCACCCTTCCTCCTAAATTTGAAACACCAGTCCTTGCTACGCCAAAAAATGTAAAAACACAATACAGTGGAATTGAATCCATACCAGGAGCAGGTGCTCTTACGAACTCCCGAACCACTGGCAATTCTAGTCAGAATGCATCCAATCCTTATAGTTTGACCAATGCTCAAAATTCTCCCATTAACCCACTTACTGGTGAAATCAATGAGCAAGCCTTACAAAACCAATTGCAAAAAAGTAGAACCAAACAAGAGTTAAAGAAAAAACAAAAAGAAGAATTTGATGAAGATGCAGTTTATGAAGAAACAAAATTTCGCAGAGGTTATATCATCTTCTTTTTAACTTTACCTTTTGCACTTGGCGCATCAGCTGCAGTCGCAGGAGCATTTGCAGTGGAAAAAACGGTAGTAGGTAGTATCATCATGATAGGTGGTTCTACGGGTTTATCTGGTGCCAATGTGTATGTTGATCAAAAGAGACTCGAAGAACACCGAGAAAAGAAAAAACAATTAGCAGACGTTAAACCTTGAAGTCCAAACGTATTTTTGTTTTTTTACACCACCTAACTCAATACATACAAGTTCAGAGATATGAAATTCGTAAATTTTACATGGAACACCTCCGGCCAATAGGCAGAGTGTTTTACATCCTTTTTGGTTTTTTATCAGTTACAATTTTAATTTTAGATTTTGGTTTTTATTATCCCGAAGAATGGAAACCATACGTTACTATCTCCATTCGAACGTTAGTTAGTTTTTTTATCTGTTATGAAACCTTACACTTAACTTTCACAAATAAAAAATGGAAGGAATACCTAAACTTACATAAGATTGAACTTATCATATTATTGATGTTAGCTTTGGAAATGATATATGAGGAAAATATCATTCAAATCTTAAAATCTTATCATATTTCTGGAAATGACACTACACTGATTTTTTTATCGGCAAATCAGTTTTTGTTTCTATTTTCCAATTTAGCCCACTTCTTTCGATTATCCAAAAAAAGAGATTCTAAAAAACTCAACCCATCCATCGTTTTTGTTACTTCTTTTGCTTTTATCATTTCTGTTGGAGTGTGTTTTTTACATTTCCCTAAATCAACTCTCGAACACGTAAATACAATCGATATCATTTTTACAACGATTAGTGCAACCTGTGTTACGGGTTTATCAACAGTTGATATTAGTAGCCAATTCACACTCACGGGTCAGCTTGTGATTTTACTTTTGATTCAAGTTGGTGGACTCGGACTCATGACTCTAACCAGTTTTTTTTCCATTTTTTTAACTGGAAAAGGTTCGGTAAGTGATACCTTGATGATCAAAGATCTTCTTTCAGAAGAAACAATGGGTCGTGCAAAGGAAATTTTAAAACAAATTACATTACAAACTTTATCCATCGAACTGATTGGTGCAGTATTTCTATTTTATAGTTTTCCAGAAAACTATCCCCTTCCATTACCTGAAAAAATTTATTATTCAGTATTCCATTCAATTTCCGCTTTTTGTAATGCAGGTTTTAGTTTAATGCCAAATGGTTTGGCGACGGATGCTTTTAAAGAATCTGAAGGGTTTTTATCAGTTATTATGTTACTTATTGTATTTGGTGGTTTGGGATTTCCCGTTATCTACCAATTACGAACAAAATTATTAAATCCATTTGATCCTAAGTTTCGCTGGTCCATTACATCTAAACTTGTTTTTTTCGTAACGGGTTTTTTACTCTTATTTGGAACAGTAAGTTGTTATTTTCTTGAGAGCCATTTATCTTTAAAAGACTTACCGATTGAGAAACAGATATTTCATTCCTTATTTTATTCAGTGACCACAAGGACAGCTGGTTTTAATACGTTTGATCTATCCTTAATGGGTTACCCAATGACATTCATTTCATTTTTTTTAATGTGGGTTGGTGCATCGCCAGTCTCAACTGGTGGAGGAATCAAAACAACTACGCTTGCTATCTCATTTATGAATATTAGCAATCAGGTTCGAGGAAAAGAAAAAATGGAAATTGGACACCGAATGATTGCAAATTCAACAATTGCAAGAGCAAGTGCAACAATCGTCTTATCTCTATTTGTGATTTTCATAGCGATCTTTTGTCTTTTACTCACAGAAAATGCAAATTTTATCGACTTATGTTATGAAGTGGTTTCAGCATTTGGAACTGTTGGTTTAACAAGAGGATTAACTCCTTATTTATCAGATTTTGGAAAAATCTTAATTTGTATTGTGATGTTTGTAGGAAGAGTAGGAATATTAACTCTACTGATTGCTGTTTCAAAAAAAGTAGATCATATTTCTTACGAATATCCAAAAGAATATGTAGTGGTTGGTTGATACTATGCAAAGAAAAAAAATTGCAGTGATTGGAATTGGAAGTTTTGGAAAACTATTTGTTCGTTATCTTTTTGAGGATGGACATGAAGTCATTGCAATAGATAAAGATCCGATCGTTATAGATTCGATAAAAGATTTTGTTACAGTCGCTGTTACACTAGATGCAACAGATGAACATGCTCTCCGTTCACAAGGAATTGGTGATGTTGATTATGCTGTGATCGCATTAGC contains the following coding sequences:
- a CDS encoding TrkH family potassium uptake protein; its protein translation is MEHLRPIGRVFYILFGFLSVTILILDFGFYYPEEWKPYVTISIRTLVSFFICYETLHLTFTNKKWKEYLNLHKIELIILLMLALEMIYEENIIQILKSYHISGNDTTLIFLSANQFLFLFSNLAHFFRLSKKRDSKKLNPSIVFVTSFAFIISVGVCFLHFPKSTLEHVNTIDIIFTTISATCVTGLSTVDISSQFTLTGQLVILLLIQVGGLGLMTLTSFFSIFLTGKGSVSDTLMIKDLLSEETMGRAKEILKQITLQTLSIELIGAVFLFYSFPENYPLPLPEKIYYSVFHSISAFCNAGFSLMPNGLATDAFKESEGFLSVIMLLIVFGGLGFPVIYQLRTKLLNPFDPKFRWSITSKLVFFVTGFLLLFGTVSCYFLESHLSLKDLPIEKQIFHSLFYSVTTRTAGFNTFDLSLMGYPMTFISFFLMWVGASPVSTGGGIKTTTLAISFMNISNQVRGKEKMEIGHRMIANSTIARASATIVLSLFVIFIAIFCLLLTENANFIDLCYEVVSAFGTVGLTRGLTPYLSDFGKILICIVMFVGRVGILTLLIAVSKKVDHISYEYPKEYVVVG